CCCGGCCTGACAGTTCTCGAAGCTCATGGCGTAGCGGCCATCGGGCAGGCGCAGCACGGTGGGCATGCCCGGCCGGGCCAGACCATCGCGGATGCCGACATCGAAGATTTCCGGACCCCATGTCGCCCCGCCATCGGTGCTGCGCACATGGGCGATCACCTGGCCGAAACCATCGGCAGAAGGACGTTCGTCGGAATAGAAGCAGTTGAGGCTGTGATCCGCCGTGATGGCGAAGAAGGGCTCCCAGATGCCGTGGCCCTCATTGTTGACCTGCAAGGCTTCCGAGGCGCAGCTGCTGCGGTAGGTCCAGTTGGCGCCGCCGTCGCGGCTGATGAAGATTTCCATGGCCTGCTGGCGGAAATCCGGGCGGTTCCACGCGGTGCCCGCCGCCAGCAGCGTGCCTGCGGGCAGGTCGCCCTGCGCTTCGGGCAGTTCGAAGAGGGCGGGGGCCTCGATGTCCCAGCCATGGACGGTGTCACGCACCACGCCGATGGGCTGGGCCGACCAGCTCTTGCCATTGTCGGTCGAGCGGTAGATCGGCAGGCTGCCCTTTTCCCCCTTCACGCCGGCATGGGCGAAGGTGGCCAGCAGCGTGCCATTGTTGGCCCCGGCATGGGCCAGGCGGATCACCCTTGGATAGCCGCCGGTTTCCTCCGGATTGGCCGTATGATCCGGGGTAAAAAGGATCTGCCCCTGGGGCGGTGAAGGAGGGGCGGCGTGAGCCACCCCTCCCGGCATCATCACCGAAGCGATGATCGCGAGCGCTTTGCGCATCAGAACTTCATCCGCGCGCCGATCGAGAAGGTGCGATCCTCCAACCGGACATTCTGGGGCAGCAGCGGCGTGCCCAGATATTCATAGGCCTTGGCCTTGGTCAGGTTGGTGGCATCGGCAGTCAGCGTCAGATATTTCTTCACATCGTAGGAGACCGAGAGGTCCAGATGGCTTTGCGCCTTGATGACGTTGTAGGCGGGAAGCTGCACACCACCTGGGTTGAACGAATCAATGAACTTGCCGCGATAGTTGTAGGCAAGGCGTGCCGACACGCCATACTTCTCATACATCAGCACGGCATTGCCATTGTTCTTCGACACATTGCCCAGCGGCTGCATCACTGCCGCGCCGCCAAAGACCAGCGGCGCCTGCGTGCTGCCGGTGATCAGCGTGTAGTTCATCTGCAGACCCAGACCGCTCAGCGCACCGGGCAGGAAGTCATAGAACTGCTGATAGCCGATCTCCAGTCCTTGCAGCGTGCCATTGCCCGCGCTCTGCGGCTGGCTGATGGTGTAGGGCACGCCGCCGATGGTCTGCTGCACGCCATAGGTCTGGATGTAGCCCGAGATGCTGCGGTGGAAATAGGCCGCCGTGATCGAGCTGGAGCGGTTGAAATACCATTCCAGCGTGGCATCGATGTTGTCGGACTTGATTTCCTTCAGCTGAGCATTGCCCGAAGAGCCGAAACCAAGGCGGTTGAGCGTCGGCGGATTGAGCGTCAGCGAGGGGTTGAGGCTGCCGAAATCAGGACGGCTGGCCGTCTTGGCGTAAGAGAAGCGCGCCTGCAGCTTGTTGGTCAGGTGAGCGCGGACGCTGGCGTTGGGCAGAATATCGGTATCGCTGGTGCGCGCCGTGACCGGGGCAATCGAGGTGCTGTTGTCCGGGTTCACCGTGATGGCGAAAGCGTTGATCGAACGGTTGTTCTGCACCACGCGCACACCGGCTTGGCCGTCGAAGGCGATGTTGCCCAGATCGAAGCCGTAACCCGCCTGCGCGTAACCGGCAAAGCTGTTTTCCGTTGCGCGGTAGAAGCGCGAGGGGTCTTCTGCCGCATCGCCGGTCGACAGGCCATAGGCCGCGCGGATCTGCGCCTGATTGTTGAACAGATAGTCGACATTGGGCGTAACGGCGGGGCTGATCCCGGCAAAGCCCAGATCGTTGGGCAGCGTTTCGAAGAAGCCCTGACCAAAGACGCTGGTCGCCGAAACGAGCGGCGCACCATTCTTCGAATAGGGGGTGGAGATCTGCGTCTCGCCCGTGGCACCGGCATTGCGGTTGACGTAACGGAAACCGCCCGCGATCTTCTTCAGGAAACCACTGTCGAAGTCATAGGTGGCATCGGTGCGCCAGGCAATCGAATTGCCGTAATTGGTATCACCGGTCTGGAACAATCCCTGCAGCTGGAAGAGATTGGGGTTCATCTTGTCATTGCCGCGCAGATTCCAGTTGATGTGACCGCCAGTGTTGCTGGTCAGATCAAAGGTCTGATTGGGCAGAGAGGTATCGATGATGAAGATCGATTCCCCGAAGGAGGAGTCGGTATAGGCGACATCGGTCGTGACCTTCAGATTGCCGCTGGTGATCTTGGCACCGGTGGCGATCTGCGCGTCATGCGAATGCTGGCGGAAGGCCTGCGTGCTGGTGGCGACGTAGGGGTTGTTGAAGGTCCCCGAAGCCAGTTCGCAGGACTGATGCGCGGCAACCGTGCCCGACGCGGCAATGTTCTCGCAGCCACCAGCCTGCGAGGGCGAGTAGAGCTGGAGGTTGCTGACAGACGTGGCCGTTCCGGGTACGCCGAAATAATAGTCGATCTCGCGCTGTTCCTTGTAATGCGCGTACATGCCATCGACATAGATTTCAATATTGGGCGAAGGCTTCCACTGAAGGGCGAAGTTCGCCTGCGGCCTTTCGCGATGGCCGCGCGTGTAGAAGGCGCCGACCGCGTTGGAGACCAGAAAGTTGTTCCCGCTGATGTTCTGCTCGTAACGCGGATCGGAGAAGCTGGCGGGCTGGTTGTAATATTGCTTGCGGTAAGAGACATCGACCAGCACGCCGATCTCACCAATATCCGTGTCCCAACGGTTGCTGACCAGCAGGCCCAGGATCGGGTTCACCTTCTTGGCATATTCGCTGTACTCGCCACGCGCCGTCAGGCCGAGCGAAAAGCCCTTGAAATCAAAAGGCTTGTGCAGGTTGATGTTGACCAGACCGGCAATGCCGCCTTCGATCAGATCGGCGCTGCTGGTCTTGTAGACATTGAGTTCCGACACGGCTTCGGCGGGCAGATCCTGAAAGGCAAAACCGCGCCCGGAACCGGTGAAGATCTCGCGACCGTTCAAAGTGGTGACGACATTGGGCAGACCGCGGATCACGACGCGGTTGGTTTCGCCGGAATCGCGGAACACCTGCACGCCGGTGATGCGCTGCAGCGAGTCCGACACCGCATTGTCAGGGAACTTGCCGATATCCTGCGCCACGATCGAGTCGATGACCTGCGGGGCAAGGCGCTTGATGTTCTGCGCCGAGGCCAGGGCTGCGCGCTGGCCGGTCACCACGATTTCAGCGGCGCCCGGTTCGTTGTCGGCGGTGGAGGGAGCCGGTGCGGCCGGGCTGTCGGGCTGGGGGGCAGTCTGCGCCAGTGCCAGCCCCGGCGATGCCAGAGCCAGCACGGTGGTGGACGCCGCCAGCAGGAATTCACGCTTCAAGATCACACGCCTTCTCCTCGGTTTTTCGTTGTTTTTAGATGATGATTGAGCGCAGGCAGCGCTCAGACCACGCCCGTTGTTCTGCACGGGTATGGTGATGATAGAATTCAATCTATTGATATATAGATGTTTTTATTTTGCCCCTGCATCTTCGGGCGGAGGAAGCCGCCTCGATCTCGCCATTGCATTTATCTTATATAATGGGCATAGCATGGAACGCAGAAGGCGCAAGTCATTTGTAGGATAAAAAGGCGATCAGCAGACAAAATTTGTTCATGGTGGCTTTTGAGTGTCACCTTGCTGTAAGGACGATGGCCTGAATTGCTGCCAAACAACGGCTGCAAAGGGTTGCATTGATCATATGATTGAGTGAAGGTCCAGAATATGGACATTGGCGGGGTGGTTGTGGAACAATCTCATTTGGGAAAAAATCTGACATATAGCATGCTCGATGCGCTGGGCCGGGCGATTGTCACGGGTGAGTTCACCGGCAAGACCTTCCCGACCGAGGCAGAACTGGCCCAGACCTATGCTGTCAGCCGCTCGGTCACGCGTGAGGCGGTCAAGATGCTGACCACCAAGGGCCTGCTCAGCGCCCGTCCCCGGCAAGGCACGATCATCCAGCCTGAGGCCGGGTGGAACCTGTTCGATCCCGATGTGCTGCGCTGGCTACTGGAGCGTAAGTTCTCGATCAATCTCCTGCGCCATTTCAATGAATTGCGTGTCTCGATCGAGCCAGCCGCCGCCGAGCTGGCTGCCCGTAAAGGCACGCCCGAAGGCCTCGCCATGATCGAGGCTGGCTACCAGCGCATGGTGGCGGCCGAGGCCGGTCAGGACGATCCGCTCGATGCCGATATTGCTTTCCATGTCGCGGTGCTGTGCGCGGCGGGCAATCCGTTTTACGCCCAGTTCCGCGATGTGGTGGAAACCGCGCTGCGCACCTCGATCCGCTTTACCAACCGCTTCAAGGGGCGCACCGCCAGCCTGCCGGCGCATCGCGCGGTGAAGGTTGCCATTGAAGCGCGGGACAGCGCCGGCGCTCATACGGCGATGAGCATGATCCTGCGCGAGGTGATGCTGCTGATCGCCGATGCCGAACGGCAGGAAAATTGACAGCCAGGTAACCCCACCTTTTCTCGCAAAAAGGTGGGGTAAAAGGGCTTATTCCGCCGTCATTCTGGTGATCAGATCGACCTCGGCCTGGCGGTACGGCGTGCCATCGGTGTGCAGCACATCGTGGAACCACAGGGTTGGCGTCTGCAGCACATAGGGGCGCTGCCAGCTGTCCCACGGCAGGCGGGTCTGCTCCTTGCCGTCGACAAAGCCCCAGTTGATCATGCCGATCTTGTGCTTCTTGCCCAGCGGCAGTGAGCCGTCGAAGGTCGAACCCGCGCCGCGCGCCATATATTCGGTGCAGATGATCGGGCGGCCATAGGCCTCCAGCTTGGTCATCCGTAGCTCCATGGTTTCAGGCCAGCTGTAATCGTGGAAGGTGATGACGTCGGATTCGTTGAGCTGTACGTCCTCGATCGGGCGGTGCTTGTCGCCCGGCGCCCAATCGGTGCCCTGCCACACGCCGCTGGTCAGCGGCTGGGCCGGATTGGCCGAACGCGCCCATTGGAACACGCTGGGCAGCAATTGTGTGACAAGCTGCGCCTTGTTGGCAGGCTGTCCGGCATATTGATCGGCACCATTGTCGGGCTCGTTCCACACGTCCCAGCCCAGAATGCGGTCATCCTTGGCGAAAGCGCCGACCACGCCCTTCACATAGGCCTCAAGACGTGGATATTGCTTGGGGTCCTGCAGTGCTGCGGCGCCCGGCGCCTGCACCCAGCCCGAATTGTGGACACCGGGGATCGGCGGATGCTGCGGCCCCATCTTGGGATCGGGGTCCCAGCAGCTGTCGAACAGCACGAAGAGCGGCTTGATGCCATGCTTGTGGGCAATGGTCAGAAAGGTGTCGATGCGCTTGGCAAAGCCCTTGGGGTCTTTCTCCCACAGCTGGTCATGCAGGAAGACGCGCATGGTGTTCATGCCCATCTTCTGCGCCCAACCCAGCTCCAGATCGATGCGCGCGGGATCGAAGGTCTCGGGCTGCCACATCTCGAACTGGTTGATGGCATTGGCGGGCAGGTAATTGGCGCCGACGAGCCAGCGCTGGGGGCCATACCAGGCCTTGGCCTGCTCGGGGGTCCAGCGGTCGCGGGCGGCGGCGGGCGTGGCAAAGGCCACCGTGCCCGCAAGCACGGCGAGAAGCAGTTTCTTCATTGCATCACTCCAGGATTATATTTTGATGTCAGCGCTTTGTGGAGAAACGATAGATGATGTGGTTGGCATAGGTCTGGCCCGGATCGAGCCGCACCGAGCCGAATTCCGGGCGGTTGGGCGTGTCGGGGAACATCTGCGGCTCCAGCACGATGGCATCGCCCTCGCGGTAGATATGGCCCGCCTTACCGGTGATCGTGCCGTCGAGGAAATTGCCCGAATAGAACTGGATGCCGGGCTGATCGGAGAGCACCTCCATCACCCGGCCCGAGAGCGGATCTTCCACCCGCGCCATGGTCTGCATGGCGGCGGGCTTGGCGCGGCTGACCACCCAATTGTGATCGTAACCCCGACCGAAACGGATCTGCTCGTCGCGCCCGTCGCGCACGCGCAGGCCGATCGCGGTAGGCGTGCGGAAATCGAAGACCGTGCCGGCCACCGGGCGGAATTCGCCGGTGGGAATGGCGGTGGCATCGGTGGGGGAATAGGTCGTGGCGGGGATCATCATCAGATGCCCCATCGCACCTGCCACCGAGCCTTCGCCATTGAGGTTCCAATAGGTGTGGTTGGAGAGGTTGACCACGGTCGGCGCGTCGGTGGTGGCGCCGTAATCGACCGCGAAATTGCCATTGTCGTCAAGGCTGTAGGTGGTTGTGGCCGTCAGCGTGCCGGGATAGCCCTGATCGCCGTTGGGGCTGACATAGCGCAGCGTGACGCTGGGTTTGGCGCCGCCTTTGGCTGACACCACGGACCACACGACCTTGTCGAAGCCTTTCGTACCGCCATGCAGCGCATTGGGGCCGTCATTGACCGGGGTCTGGTACTGCTTGCCGTCAAGCGTGAACTGGCCCTTGGCGATACGGTTGGCGACGCGCCCCACCGTGGCGCCGAAATAGTTGGGCTTGGCGATGTAGCCGGCCAGATCGTCGTAACCCAGCGCCACATCGGCCTTCTTGCCATTGCGGTCGGGCACGATCAGCGCCTGCACGGTGGCGCCCAGAGTCAGGATGGTGGCGGTGATGCCCTTGCCATTGTCGAGGGTAATCGCCTCGACCGCGGTGCCATCGGGCATGGTGCCAAAAGGCTTGCGCTGCATATCGCCAGCCTGAGCCTGGCTGGCCATCACGATCGCCAGGGCGATGCCGGACCCGATTGTCTTACGCATAATGGCTTTCCTCTTCCTCTGCGGCGCTGGCCCGCCGTTTCATGTAATATTGTACGATAAATAGAAGTTTGCCGGCGGATGCAACCGGGGAATGCCATGGAGCTGCCCGCAATCTCTCAATATGTGGGAAAAGTGTGATTGCGGGCCGGTTTTTGGTGCCTAGAATTCGAAGGAGGCGACGCGCCGCTGCTTCCCAAGCATAAAGGCATCGGCCACCAGCGTGAGCGGCGCCAGATCGACGTCGACGGCGGAGTCGCGCACCAGTTCGGCAAAGCGGGCGTAGAGGCGGGGGTATTCTGCGTCGGGGTGGTCAGGTTGGGCGGCGGCGTCGATCAGCATTTTGCTGCCGCCATCGCGGATCAGCAGCGTGCCGTCAGTGGTTTCGATGGCGATTTCCCACGTCTGCGGGCCGGTCTGCAGAAAGTCGAATTCGGCGGTGATTGGCGCACCGCAGGCATGGCGCATGGTCAGGCTGGCGGCGATGGGGGCTTCGCGATTCTCCGGGATGTCGAGCGCGGCGCCCTCCATCGCGATGGCGCCGGGCATGATCCGCGTCAGGATCGACAGAGCGTTGATTCCCGGATCGAAAACGCCGAAACCGCCAGCGGCGAAGATCCATTCCTGACCCGGATGCCAGCGACGCACATCCTCACGCCACGCGATTCGCACGTCTTTTAGCGTGCGCCCGGAGAGCCAGTCGCGAGCGGCATCGACATGCCCGGCCTCACGCGAGTGCCACGTGGCGAACAGAGCGCGCTGCGCCTTCCGGGCGTCGGCCACCAGCAATTGCGCCTGAGACAGTGCTACGGCAGGGGGCTTTTCCAGCATCACATGCAGGCCTGCCTCCAGTGCCTCACGCGCGATAAGTGTGCGCACTTCAGGTGGGGTGCAAAGGCTGACGGCCTGCACATCCAGTCCTGCCGCCAGCAGCGATGCCAGATCGGGAAAGCCCGGGATGCCGTCCACACGGCTGGAAGGGCTGACGGTGGCGACAAGCTCGAAAGCCGGATTGGCGGCGATGGCGGGGATATGCTGATCGCGGGCGATCTTGCCGATTCCCACGAGTGCCAACCGGATTGGTGTGTTGTTCACGTGACGTTCCTCTTCCATGTCGGTTTTATATGATATATGCGCTTTGTCAGGTCAATGAGCTTGGTGAGCTGCCTCACTGCGTGGAGCAGGGCAGGCCGCCAACGACAAAGCGGATCGAGGATGATTGTGACGGAAGCTAAGGCCCCTAAAGAATTGCGTTCCCGCGCCTGGTTCAACAATCCGGACTCGCCCGACATGACGGCGCTCTATCTGGAGCGCTATCTGAACTATGGCCTCTCCATTGAGGAGCTGCAGTCCGACCGCCCGATCATCGGCATCGCCCAGACCGGCAGCGACCTGTCGCCCTGCAACCGCCACCACCTCGTGCTGGCTGAGCGTGTGAAGGACGGCATTCGCGAGGCGGGCGGCATCCCCATCGAATTTCCGATCCATCCGATCCAGGAAACCGGCAAGCGCCCAACCGCAGGCATCGACCGCAATCTGGCCTATCTCAGCCTAAGCGAAGTGCTGTTCGGCTATCCCATCGACGGCGTGGTGCTCACCATCGGCTGCGACAAGACCACGCCCGCCTGTCTGATGGCGGCGGCCACGGTCAATCTGCCCGCGATTGCGCTCTCGGTTGGGCCGATGCTCAACGGCTGGCATCAGGGCAAGCGCACCGGCAGCGGCACCATCGTGTGGGAAGCACGCCAGATGCTGGCCGCCGGCGAGATCGATTATAAGGGCTTTATCGAGCTGGTGGCCTCTTCCGCCCCCTCGACCGGTTTCTGCAACACGATGGGCACGGCGACCACGATGAACAGCCTGACCGAGGCGCTGGGTATGAGCCTGCCCGGTTCGGCGGCGATCCCCGCGCCGCATCGTGACCGTCAGGAATGCGCCTATCACACCGGCAAACAGATCGTCGAAATGGTCCGCGCTGACCGCAAGCCCAGCGATGTGCTGACACGTGAGGCTTTCCTCAACGCCATCCGCGTCAATTCGGCCATCGGCGGCAGCACCAATGCGCCGATCCATCTGAACGCCATCGCCCGCCATATTGGCGTGGAGCTGTCGCTGGCCGATTGGGAGGAGCATGGCGCCGATGTGCCGCTGCTGGTCAATTTGCAGCCGGCGGGTGAGTATCTGGGCGAGGATTACTTCCGCGCCGGTGGCGTGCCCGCTGTGATGGGCGAGTTGCAGCGCGCCGGTCTTTTGTATGACAATGCGCTGACGGTGAACGGCCGCAGCGTGGCGGAGAACGTCAACGCCGCGCGGATCAAAGATGAGGATGTGATCCGCCCGCTGGATCGCCCGCTGAAGGCAGCAGCAGGCCTGACCGTGCTGTCGGGCAACCTCTTCGACGCGGCAGTGATGAAGACCAGCGTGATCGGCGAGGGCTTCCGCGAGCGTTATCTTTCGAACCCGAACGATCCCGATGCCTTCGAAGGCAAGGTCGTGGTCTTCGAAGGCCCCGAGGATTACCATCACCGCATCGACGATCCCGCGCTGGAGATCGATGCCCACACCATTCTGGTGATCCGCGGTGCTGGCCCCATCGGCTATCCCGGCGGCGCCGAAGTGGTGAACATGCGCCCGCCTGCTGCGCTGATCCGCGCGGGGGTGGATGCTCTGCCCTGCATCGGTGACGGGCGCCAGTCGGGCACCTCGGGCAGCCCCTCGATCCTCAACGCCAGCCCTGAGGCGGCGGTGGGCGGCGGTCTGTCGCTGCTGCGCACCGGCGATCGCATCCGCATCAGCCTGAAGGATCGCAGCGCCAATCTGCTGGTGAGCGATGCTGAACTGGCCGAACGTCGCGCCGCTCTGGTCGATGAGCCTTACGCCTTCCCCGAAAGCCAGACGCCGTGGCAGGACATCCACCGCCGCGAAACCGGGCAGTTCGCCACGGGCGCGGTGCTGGAAAGCGCGGTCAAATATCAGCGTGTCGCGCAGGTCCACGGCGTGCCGCGTGACAGCCACTGATATGCGGCCGACACTAGCAACGCTGCGCATCGTGGAACGCCCCCGCCGGGATATCCTCGGCGAGGGGCCGGTGTGGTGCCCGCAGGATCAGGCGCTTTATTGGGTCGATATCATCGGGCAAAAGGTCAATCGCCTTGCGCTGGATGATGGTGCCATCAGCGATTGGGATTGCCCCGAGATGATCGGTTGGCTGCTGCCCCGCACGCAAGGCGGCTTTATCGCCGGGCTCAAGAGCGGCTTTCACACGCTGGCCCTCGATCCCTTCGCGCTGGAGCCTATCCATGCGCCCGAACCCGATCGTCCCGGCAACCGCATGAACGATGCCTGTGTCGATGCGCGCGGGCGGATCTGGGCGGGCACGATGCAGATGGACGGGCAGGGGGCAGGTGGCCATCTCTATCGGCTCGAAACCGATCTGTCGGTCAAGCGCGTCGATGAGGGCTATCATATCGCCAATGGCCCCACGATCAGCGGCGACGGCACCACGCTCTATCACACCGATAGCCTGCTGGGCCGCGTCTATCGTTTCGCCATCGGGCCCGATGGCGAACTCGGTCCGCGAGAGACCTTCCTGCAATTCCCGGAAGAATGGGGATCGCCGGACGGCATGTGCTGTGACAGCGCGGGCGGCATCTGGATCGCGCATTGGGGCGCGGGCTGCATCAGCCGCTTCCTGCCCGATGGCACGCGTGAGCGCTTTATCGAGCTACCCGCCAGCCAGATCACCAAATGCGTCTTCGCTGGCAACAATCTGGACCGCATGTTCGTGACCAGCGCCGCCGATGGCGTGGATGAAACCCACGCGGGCTGCCTGTTCGAGGTGGACACCGGCTTCACCGGCCTGCCGCCTCACAGTTTCGCGGGCTGACCGCAACAAGACATAGCGCGCGCAAGGCAGGGCACTGGCCGGAGCCTGCGCGCGGACATGAAGGGAGAAGGGGATGCAACTCTCAAGCCTGGATCTGGCGATGGTGGGGGCCTATGCGGTCTTCATCTTCGTGCTGGCTCAAGTGTTGTCGCGGCGCAAGGCCGGGCATCAGACCGACACCACCGACTATTTTCTGGCCAGCAAGGCTCTGCCATGGTGGGCCATCGGTGCCTCACTGATCGCGGCCAACATTTCGGCCGAGCAGATCGTCGGCATGGCGGGTTCCGGCTATGCCATCGGCCTTGCCATCGCCAGCTATGAATGGATGGCGGCGGCCACCCTGCTGATCGTGGCGAAGTTCTTCCTGCCGATCTTCCTGAAGCATGACATCACCACCATGCCCCAGTTTCTGGAGCAGCGCTTCGGCCCCCGCCTGCGCGCGGTGATGGCGGTGTTCTGGCTGGTGCTCTATGTCTTCGTCAACCTCACCTCGATCATCTGGTTGGGCTCGATTGCCGTGGTGCAGGTGGCGGGCGTCAATCAGGATGTCGCTCTGGCCGGGCTGGGCATTTTCGCGCTGCTCTATCAGATCCGTGGCGGGCTGAAGGCCGTGGCTTTGACCGACATCGTGCAGGTCGCTCTGCTGGTGACGGGCGGCCTGATCATCGCCTGGCTCACGCTGGGCAAGATCGGCGGCGGCGATGTGTTCCATGGCTGGCAGGTGCTGGTGAACAAGGTGCCCGATCACTTCCATATGATCCTGAAATCGGGCGATCCGCATTACCAGGATCTGCCGGGCCTGTCGGTGATTATCGGCGGCATGTGGATCGCCAACATCGCCTATTGGGGCTGCAATCAGTACATCATCCAGCGCGGTCTGGCGGCGAAAAGCCTGCAGGAAGCGCAGCGCGGCATGGTGCTGGCCGGTTTCCTCAAGCTGATCATGCCGGTGATCATCGTGTTGCCGGGCATTGCCGCCGTCCTGCTGGCGCCCGATCTGGGCAAGCCCGATCTGGCCTATCCCACCATGATGCGCATGCTGCCGCCCGGCCTGCTGGGGCTGGTCTTTGCCGCGCTGGTGGCGGCCATTGTCGCCTCCACCGCCAGCAAGATCAACTCGATTGCCACCATCTTCACGCTGGACGTCTATGCCAAATGGTTCGCCCATGGGCAGAAGAGCGAAACCCATCTGGTGCGCGTGGGCCGTATCGCCGCCAGCGTCTCCATCGTGATCGCCATCCTGACGGCACGTCCGCTGCTGGGCAGCCTCGATCAGGCGTTCCAGTATATTCAGGAGTTCTCCGGCTTCGTCACGCCGGGCATCACGGTGATCTTCCTGCTCGGCCTGTTCTGGCCGCGCGCCACTGAGAATGGAGCGCTGATGGGCGCCATCGCCTCGGTGATCCTGAGCATCTTCTTCCGCTTCAGCGGGATCGAGGCGCTGAGCGCGATCCCCTTCATGAACCGCATGCTGATCATCTTTGCCCTGTCGCTGGTGCTGGCGGTGGTGGTGTCGCTGGCGCGTCCGGCGGCGGCGGGGTCGAACCGCATCCGGCTGGATACGGTCGATTTCCGCACCACGAAGGGCTTCAATCTGGCGGCGGTGCTGATTTTGGCCATTCTGGCGGTGCTGTATGGAGTGTGGTGGTAAGATGGCGCAGGGCGCATTTCTGGGTGTCGACTGGGGCACCACCAATCGGCGGGTCTATCGCTTTGCCGAGGATGGCACGATTGAAGCCACCGAGCGTGATGACAG
The Novosphingobium terrae DNA segment above includes these coding regions:
- a CDS encoding cellulase family glycosylhydrolase, which produces MKKLLLAVLAGTVAFATPAAARDRWTPEQAKAWYGPQRWLVGANYLPANAINQFEMWQPETFDPARIDLELGWAQKMGMNTMRVFLHDQLWEKDPKGFAKRIDTFLTIAHKHGIKPLFVLFDSCWDPDPKMGPQHPPIPGVHNSGWVQAPGAAALQDPKQYPRLEAYVKGVVGAFAKDDRILGWDVWNEPDNGADQYAGQPANKAQLVTQLLPSVFQWARSANPAQPLTSGVWQGTDWAPGDKHRPIEDVQLNESDVITFHDYSWPETMELRMTKLEAYGRPIICTEYMARGAGSTFDGSLPLGKKHKIGMINWGFVDGKEQTRLPWDSWQRPYVLQTPTLWFHDVLHTDGTPYRQAEVDLITRMTAE
- a CDS encoding aldose epimerase family protein, with protein sequence MRKTIGSGIALAIVMASQAQAGDMQRKPFGTMPDGTAVEAITLDNGKGITATILTLGATVQALIVPDRNGKKADVALGYDDLAGYIAKPNYFGATVGRVANRIAKGQFTLDGKQYQTPVNDGPNALHGGTKGFDKVVWSVVSAKGGAKPSVTLRYVSPNGDQGYPGTLTATTTYSLDDNGNFAVDYGATTDAPTVVNLSNHTYWNLNGEGSVAGAMGHLMMIPATTYSPTDATAIPTGEFRPVAGTVFDFRTPTAIGLRVRDGRDEQIRFGRGYDHNWVVSRAKPAAMQTMARVEDPLSGRVMEVLSDQPGIQFYSGNFLDGTITGKAGHIYREGDAIVLEPQMFPDTPNRPEFGSVRLDPGQTYANHIIYRFSTKR
- a CDS encoding sialidase family protein — translated: MRKALAIIASVMMPGGVAHAAPPSPPQGQILFTPDHTANPEETGGYPRVIRLAHAGANNGTLLATFAHAGVKGEKGSLPIYRSTDNGKSWSAQPIGVVRDTVHGWDIEAPALFELPEAQGDLPAGTLLAAGTAWNRPDFRQQAMEIFISRDGGANWTYRSSCASEALQVNNEGHGIWEPFFAITADHSLNCFYSDERPSADGFGQVIAHVRSTDGGATWGPEIFDVGIRDGLARPGMPTVLRLPDGRYAMSFENCQAGADADHVCSVYLKTSPDGQDWTPIASLGTQIASADGHRLLHTPTIAWTPYGGRNGTLVAVGQRVVSGPEGHLTVEPESGRVLMINTQLGAGPWKQIPAPLLVDPTGSYAPKAPSCPGYSSPLLVSDNAKDPTIVMLAGTLAEGTTCAVRAARGTLGEK
- a CDS encoding FadR/GntR family transcriptional regulator, translated to MLDALGRAIVTGEFTGKTFPTEAELAQTYAVSRSVTREAVKMLTTKGLLSARPRQGTIIQPEAGWNLFDPDVLRWLLERKFSINLLRHFNELRVSIEPAAAELAARKGTPEGLAMIEAGYQRMVAAEAGQDDPLDADIAFHVAVLCAAGNPFYAQFRDVVETALRTSIRFTNRFKGRTASLPAHRAVKVAIEARDSAGAHTAMSMILREVMLLIADAERQEN
- a CDS encoding Gfo/Idh/MocA family protein; the encoded protein is MNNTPIRLALVGIGKIARDQHIPAIAANPAFELVATVSPSSRVDGIPGFPDLASLLAAGLDVQAVSLCTPPEVRTLIAREALEAGLHVMLEKPPAVALSQAQLLVADARKAQRALFATWHSREAGHVDAARDWLSGRTLKDVRIAWREDVRRWHPGQEWIFAAGGFGVFDPGINALSILTRIMPGAIAMEGAALDIPENREAPIAASLTMRHACGAPITAEFDFLQTGPQTWEIAIETTDGTLLIRDGGSKMLIDAAAQPDHPDAEYPRLYARFAELVRDSAVDVDLAPLTLVADAFMLGKQRRVASFEF
- a CDS encoding TonB-dependent receptor, which produces MILKREFLLAASTTVLALASPGLALAQTAPQPDSPAAPAPSTADNEPGAAEIVVTGQRAALASAQNIKRLAPQVIDSIVAQDIGKFPDNAVSDSLQRITGVQVFRDSGETNRVVIRGLPNVVTTLNGREIFTGSGRGFAFQDLPAEAVSELNVYKTSSADLIEGGIAGLVNINLHKPFDFKGFSLGLTARGEYSEYAKKVNPILGLLVSNRWDTDIGEIGVLVDVSYRKQYYNQPASFSDPRYEQNISGNNFLVSNAVGAFYTRGHRERPQANFALQWKPSPNIEIYVDGMYAHYKEQREIDYYFGVPGTATSVSNLQLYSPSQAGGCENIAASGTVAAHQSCELASGTFNNPYVATSTQAFRQHSHDAQIATGAKITSGNLKVTTDVAYTDSSFGESIFIIDTSLPNQTFDLTSNTGGHINWNLRGNDKMNPNLFQLQGLFQTGDTNYGNSIAWRTDATYDFDSGFLKKIAGGFRYVNRNAGATGETQISTPYSKNGAPLVSATSVFGQGFFETLPNDLGFAGISPAVTPNVDYLFNNQAQIRAAYGLSTGDAAEDPSRFYRATENSFAGYAQAGYGFDLGNIAFDGQAGVRVVQNNRSINAFAITVNPDNSTSIAPVTARTSDTDILPNASVRAHLTNKLQARFSYAKTASRPDFGSLNPSLTLNPPTLNRLGFGSSGNAQLKEIKSDNIDATLEWYFNRSSSITAAYFHRSISGYIQTYGVQQTIGGVPYTISQPQSAGNGTLQGLEIGYQQFYDFLPGALSGLGLQMNYTLITGSTQAPLVFGGAAVMQPLGNVSKNNGNAVLMYEKYGVSARLAYNYRGKFIDSFNPGGVQLPAYNVIKAQSHLDLSVSYDVKKYLTLTADATNLTKAKAYEYLGTPLLPQNVRLEDRTFSIGARMKF